The genomic region TGGGCGATCCCTCGCGCCTCATCCTCGTCTGCCATACGCCACCGCTCGATACCGCGGTGGACGTGGTGGGCTCGGGCGCGCACGTGGGAAGCGCGGCCGTGCGCGACTTCATCCTGCGCCGCGAGCCCGCGGTCTGTCTCACCGGCCACATCCACGAATCCGCGGCCGAGGACAGCCTCGGCAGGACGCGGGTGGTCAACCCCGGCATGCTCGCCGACGGCGGCTACGCGCTCATCCGCGTGCGTCCGGAGTCCATCGTCATCGAACACAGACGCATCGGGCAGGGCGCATGATCCTCTACTCCTGGAACGTGAACGGATTTCGCGCCGCGGCCAAGAAGGGCTTCTGGGACTGGTTTTCCGAGCGCAGGGCCGACGTGGTCTGCCTGCAGGAGACCAAGGCCTCGCCCGAGCAGCTGGCGCCCACGGACCTCGATCCCGAGGGCTACGTGGGCTTCTGGAACTCGGCCACGATGAAGAAGGGCTATTCCGGCACGGCCTGCCTGTGCCGCGTCCCGCCCCTGAACCACCGCCTGGACATGCCTTGGGACGAGTGGCGGGGCGAAGGGCGGCTCGTGCACGTCGAATACCCGGCCTTCCACCTGCTCAACTGCTACTTCCCCAATTCCGGCCAGGGCCCGGTGCGCCTGGCCTACAAGCTCGGCTTCTACCAGGCCTTCCTGGACTACTGCGAGGAGCTGCGGACCAAGAAGCCCGTGGTCTTCTGCGGTGACGTGAACACGGCGCACAGGCCCATCGACCTGCACGACCCGGTGGGCAACGCCAAGTCCTCCGGCTTCCTGCCCGAGGAGCGGGAATGGGTCGACCGCTTCGTGGCCGCAGGATACGTGGACACCTTCCGTCTCTTCACCGAGGACGGGGGCCACTACACCTGGTGGGACTACCGCACCCGCGCCCGGCCGAAGAACATCGGCTGGCGCATCGACTACTTCTTCGTCAGCGAGGAGCTGAGGGACAAGGTCGCGCGGGCCTGGATAGAGCCCGAGGTCATGGGCTCGGACCACTGCCCCGTGGGCCTCGAGCTGTCCGTGTAGCCGCGAACGCTTCTGCGTTTCTGGAAAAGCCCCCGGTCCACGCGGATCGAGGGCTTTTCTGCGTTCGGGAGCAGGGATTTTCCTCCCCGCCCATGACAGGACGCCGCGTCTGGAGTACATGGAGAAGTGCCGGAAATCCTCTGGCCGGTCCGCGCGGTACGGGCGGTGCGGCAGGCCTGGTCCGGCTCCTCGGCCGACGGCGCCCGTTCGCAAGGGAGGACACCATGCGCTACGTTCATGCGGATTCCGAGACCCCCGGGACATTCTCGCTGCGCGAGGCGAGCGAGCCGCTGGCCGGACCGTCCGCCGCCCTGGTGGCGGTCAAGGTCTTTTCCCTCAACCCCGGGGAGATACGCCATGCCCAGGCAGGCGCCTTGCCCAGGCCAGGCTGGGATCTGGCAGGCGAGGTCATCATGCCCGCCGGGGACGGATCGAGCCCCGAGATCGGCACCAGAGTTGTCGGCTTCCTGCCTTCCGGCTCCTGGGCCGAGCGAGTCAGCGTGCCCGGCCGCTCCCTGGCCGCCATCCCGGACGGCGTGTCCCTGGAAGAGGCCGCCTGCCTGCCAGTGGCCGGACTGACCGCCCTCAACATGCTGCACAGGGCCGGTCAGATCGTCGGGGCCAGGGTGCTGGTCAACGGGGCCTCGGGCAGCGTGGGCTACTTCTCCTGCGCCCTGGCCAGGCTCTCGGGCGCGCATGTGGTCGGCGCCCTGCGCAACGCGGACCGCGTCGACTTCGCCCGCCAAGCCGGGGCGCACGAGGTCGTGGTCAGCGAGGACCTGTCCGAGACCGCGGCCCGCGGGCCGTACGACGTGATCGTGGACACCGTGGGGGGCAAGGGCATGGAGCGGGCCGTGCAGCAGCTTGCCGCGGAAGGGCTCTACATCAGCTGCATGACACGCGGGGCGGTGACGCTCGACGATCCCGGCTACCTGCTCGCGCACAATGCCCGCATCGAGATCTACGGCGGGCTGCGCGAGACGCGGCGGACCCCTCCGGGCGACGGCCTGGCCCGGCTACTGGCCTGCGTGGCCGACAAGCGGCTCGAGGTGCCGATCGAGGAGCGCTACGGGTGGGAGTCGGTGGTCATGGCCTGCGAGCGGCTCATGGCGCGCAAGGTGCGCGGCAAGATCGTGCTGACCATAGGCTCCTGAGGCCGCCGTCGCGGCCGGAGCCCCAGGGCCGCCCGCGCGAACGACATGCGAAGGCCCCCGTTTCCGGGGGCCTTCGTCGTTGCCGCGTCTTGCGGAGATCCTATTCGTCGTCCTTGGGGCCCGCTGCCTCCGGCGAGCCCTGAGAACGCTTGCGCCGGAACTTGCCGACGAGCTTGCCGCCCGCCTTGGCCCCCTGCGCTCCTCGCGGAGCATTGCGCTCGGCCTCGGGCGTGTGCTGGGGCTTCTGCGGTGCGTGCGCGGCGCGCTCCGGGGCGTCCTGCCGGGGCTTATGAGCCTTCTCGGGCGCGGGCTTTGCAGAAGAGGGCTTGCCGGTCATGGGCCTGCCGGTTCGGGGCTTGTCGCCCCGCGTCTTGTCCGCGCGCGGCTTGCCCTCGTGCTTCCTGTCCTGGCCGGTCCGCTGGGCGTCGTCCCTGGAGAACGGTTTCGCGCCCGGGTTCTTGTCCTGCCTCCAGCCCTGCCTGTTCTCCTGCGCGGCACCGGCCGCCTGTCCGCCCTTGCCTTTGCAAGGCTTGCCGTGGGCGGGCTTGCCCGCGCGGTCGCGCTGCGTGTCGGCGTTGTTGCGGGCAGGCTTGTCCTTGAACGTCTTCCCGGACTTGCCTTCCCACTTCGCACCGCCCTGTCCCCGGTCCTGTCCGCTCTCCTGGCGGGGCTTGAATCCGCCAGGTTTCTTGCCGCGGGACGCGTCGTTCATCTCGCGGTCCCAGGGTTTGCCGGAGGTCTTCTTGCGGTCGGAAGAGCGGTCCTGAAAACGGTCCGTTCCCCGCTCGAAAGACCGGGGCTGCTCGTCGCGGCGTTTTTCACGGCGATCCCCGAACCGTTCGTCCCGGCGCTCGCGCTTCGGCTCTCCGGAGCGTTCGCCGAAAGGCTTCCCGCCCTCGGGGCGCGACTGGGAGCGCTTGTCGGAGTGTTGTCCGGGGCGCTTCTCCTGGCGGCCCATGCGTTCGTGCCCGCCCTGTTTGGGCGCGCCTCGTCCGGACTGCTCCCGTATCGGCCCCCGCTCCTGACTGCGTTCCTGTCTGCGCTCCTGGCCGCCGCGTTCGTCCCTGCCGCCGCGTTCCGCGCGCGGTGCGCTCGATCCGCGGGCCGGGCCCTTGCGCGTGGCAGGCACGTATTCCGCCATCAGCGCGCCGGACTTGGGGTCGCGCTGCTCGGGCTCCATCCAGGCGGGCTTTATCAGCGCGCCGGAGGGCAGGGGGAAGCCCTCCAGCACGACCAGGGCCAGGCCGCGCGCCGTGCAGCAGTACTGGCCCCTGCGGTCGCCGGGCAGGGCGAAGGCGTCGGAGATGACTCGCGCCCTCGTCTCGTCGGGCTTTTGCAGGCTGCGCCCGGCGTGCACGAAAGAGAGGCTCAGGCGGTTCTTGATCAGGCTCGCGGCCTGGGCCAGATGGGTCAGCCAGAGGGGAGCGCCGTGCGTGCTGAAGGTGAAATGGCACCACGGCAAGCGACCGGTGCCGGGCATGGGACAGGACGTCTGGTGAGGGCAGGGGGAGGCCACGGTCAGCCCCCTCTCCTCGATCAGCACGTGTCTGAGCGCGATGAGGCGGCGGGCGGCCAGGCGCGTGCCCGGCTCCACCAGGAGCAGGGAGCCCGTGTCCGCGAGATGGGAGCAGAGCCGTCCGGCCAGCTCTTCCAGATCCGGTTCCCGCTGGGCGGCATTCCCCTCGGCCAGCTCGTTCAGCACGTTGGCCGCGGTGATCAGGTCGTAGCGGCCGTGCGGCATCTTGAAGAGGTGCTCGTCAAGGAGCTGGATGCGCCAGGGCGAATCAGGGGCCAGGCGGCGGAAAAGGTCCATGCCGTAGCGCAGGGACTTGCCTGCCCGGTCGATGCAGGTGAACTCGATGCGCCGCGTGCGCAGGTCCGGCCGCGCCATCCACAGCGCCTGGACCACTGTCAGCGGCCCTGCGCCCAGGTCCACCACGCGCGCGCCTTCGGGCAGGTCGAGGGGCAGCGTGGCCAACAGCCGCGTCAGGCGGTAGAGGTTCCAGGGATGGAAATAGTGCAGATAGGCCGAGAGCGTGCCGGGCCGGGTCATGTAGTCCGGGGCGAAGGCCTCGGCGCGCTCGTCCGTGAGGCTCGCGGACAGTTCGCGGACCTCGAACGGCAGGTTGCGGGCGTACTTGGGCTTGAGCGGCATGGCTTCCTTGAGGAAGGCGCCGTATTCGCCGAGGAGCCGGATCGCGTCGTCCGGCATGGGAAAGAAGAGCGCGGAGGGAGTCTCAGGGGACATAGTCGAAGTGCATCCTTTCAATGTAGCGACGGCCGAAGTCCGCTTCGGCGGCCATGTCCAGCACGTGCGAGCGGCCGGGCAGCAGGGCCGCGCTCGCCAGGGCCTCGTCGTTCACGGCCAGGAGGCGGGCTCCGGCCAGCGAGGTGTTGCCCGCGGCCACTGCCTTGGCGGCCAGGGAAGCGGGGATGAAGCCGAGCTCCGCCAGGTCTTCCGGCCGCACGTGGCTGCCGAGGGCTCCGGCCAGATAGAGGGTGGAAACATCTCCGGGGGCCAGTCCGGCCTCGGCAAGCAGGGCCGAGACGGCGGCGTTGCAGGCCGCCTTGACCTTCAGCACCTCCTCGACGTCCGAGGCGCGCATGGCGAGGTGGCCCGGCAATCCCAGCACGGCCTCGCCGTGCTCCTCGCGCAGTCCGGCGAGCAGACGCGCGGCCAGGGGCGAGGTCCCTGACACGAAGTGCCCCCTCGCGTCAAGCGCCCCGGCGCGCCGAAGCTGCGCCAGCAGCGAGAGGGCGCCCGTGCCGGTCATGCCGCGAAGCCTTGCACCTTCCCACGGTCCCTCGGCGGTGGGCAGGACCTCGGGCGTGAGCCCCCTCGGGCCGAGGCCGAAGCCCGCGGCCGCTCCGGGGCCCGCAAGGCAGCCGCCGGACAGGCCCACGCCCTCGAGCGCCGGGCCCATGGGCACGCTCGCCAGGAGGAGCCGTCCGCCGGGCAGGGCCAGGGCGAACTCGCCGTTGGTTCCGAAGTCCGCCAGCAGCCAGGGCGCGGGCGGGGCGACCTCGGCCTCCAGGTGGAGGATGCCCGCGGACACGTCGCCGCCCACGAAGGGACCGAGCTGGGGCGGGATGACGCACTCGGGCAGGTCCTCGGCAAGGAGCTCCTTTTGTCCGCCCGCGTATTCCAGGCGATACGGCGCGCAGGAGAGCCCTTCCACCGACCGGCCGAGGAAGAGGCAGGTCATGGAGGGGTTGGCGGCCACGACGAGTCTGTCGGGCGAGCCCGCGGCGCGGTGCAGGGTGCGCAGCCTCTCGACCACCAGCCTGCGCAGGTGGTCGGCGTGGCCGGACATGGCGAAGGCCAGGCGGGACATGATCTCGCTGCCCGCGCCGAGCTGGGGGTTGGGCTCCGAGGCCTCGGCCAGGACGCGGCCTTGTTCGTCCAGGGCCGCCCAATGGATGCTCGTTGTGCCGAGGTCCACGGCCAGGGCCGCGGCCTTGGTCTCGGGGAGGAGGGCCGCGGCGCCTCCGGCCCTGGGCCAGGATTCGACCGCCATGCCCGGCACGGCCTGGTGGCGGCAGGCCAGGCGGATGCCGTCCGCCAGTTCCTCGGCCGACAGGAGCCGCTCCTCGGTGGCGTCGGCCGCCGGGAGTCCGGCCAGAAAGCGCGTCCTGCAGCGGCCGCAGCGCCCCACCCCCCCGCACAGCGGCTTGACAGGACCGCCGTCGTAAAGGAACATGAGCTGCGCCACGGTGAGCCCGTGTCCTGGGTCCACGGCACGCTCGCCGGCCTGTGCATCCACGAAAAGGAAAGAGTCGCCCGTTTTGTCCATCACCTCGATGATGGAGCGGGCGGCGGTTTTTTGCAATCTTTGGGAGCGGAAAATACGCACTTTTCCCCGCCCGAGGGTTGACGCCGCCTGCCCAGGACTTAGGTCAGTGCAGACGAACAACGCTTACGAAAGCCACAAGGAGAAGGCCATGTCCACATATCCCGACAGGTATTGCCCGCACTGCGGCGAGAAACTCTGCGAGTGGGAAGCTCCCCCGGAAACGTGGTGGGGCATCATCCTGGTCTGCAACAACAACGAGTGCAGCTACTTCAAGGGATCGCCCGAACAGATCCAGGGCAAGCGCGACGATTCGAACCTCGGCACCCGCTACGCCGAGGACCCGGCGCTCAACTTCGCGCCCTTCAACCTCCTTTCCTGGTGCCCGCCGGTCTAGCAGCTTCCGGCCGGCCCGCCCGCGCGACTCCACGCGATTTCGAGAGGCCCCCGCACGGGGCCTCTCTTTTTACCCTCGCTCCGGGCATGGCCCCGGATACATTGACAAGTCGGCCACCCGGCTCGATACTGTGGGTCATGCCCCGCCTGAACGCGTCCGCAACGCCCGGGATCGTCTGATGTCCGGCCATGCCATCGGCGTCGTCGCCGTCGTCTTCATCGTCGGCGTGGTCGGGCTGGTGGCCATCTTCTTTCTGCTGAACACCGCGGAAACCCTCTCCAAGCTCCTCGCCCACGTGCTCCATCGTCTGGCCCGCAACCCCGTGCAGCGGGCCTCGACGACCACGCACGTGGACCGCTCGCAGACCGTCATCCAGCATTTCCACGGCTCCGGACCGGCCCCGCAGGCGGCAGTGCCGGGAGCGGAGCGGACGTATCGCGTCTCTCTGGCAGCTCCGGACGGCCCGCCCGCGCTCGAGCCCGAGGACGAGCCCCTGACCCTGCCGCCCGGCCAGGAGGCCTTCCTCGTGCCCGTTGAGATGGAGCCGGACGCCTACGGCTACATCACCCGCACCGGCAGGCAGGTCATCGAGCCGCGCTTCGAGTACGCCGAGCCCTTCAGCGAGGGGCTGGCCGTCATCGGCCGGGACGGGCATTACGGCTACATCGACGCCGCGGGCAGCGAGGTCATCTCCGCCGTGTTCGACGACGCGGGCGAGTTCGCCGAGGGGCTGGCCCCGGTCATGCGCGGCGGCAGATACGGCTTCATCGACGCCTCGGGCACCTTCGTCATAGCGCCCGCCTACGACGGCGCGGCCTCGTTCGGCCAGGGACTGGCCGCCGTGCTGGTCGCCGGAAGGTACGGCTATGTGGACACGCGCGGCGAAATGGCCATCCCGCCGCGCTTCGACTACGCCGGGCGTTTCCGCGCAGGCAAGGCGGCGGTCATGCTCGACGGCGAGTGCGGCTTCCTTTCTCTTGCGGGCGAGTGCGGCATGCTGCCGCCGCATACCTGTCCGGGCGGCTTTTCCGAGGCGCTGGTGCCCGTGCTGCGAAACGGCGCCTGGGGCTATGCGCTGCAGAACGGCAAGATGCACATCCAGCCGCGCTTCGAGGCTGCGGAGCCGTTCAGCGAGGGGCTGGCCGCCGTCTGCGAGAACGGTCGATGGGGCTACATCGACATGTACGGCCGCTCTGTGGTTTCGCCTCGGCTGGAGCGCGCGGGCGCCTTCAGCGAGGGGCTGGCCCCGGCCTGCGAGAAGGGGCTGTGGGGATTTCTTCTGCCTGACGGCGAATGGGCCGTGGAGCCCGTGTGGCAGATGGCCCATCCCTTTTCCGACGGCCTGTCCCGCGTACGCGTGGACGGCCGCTGGGGCTACGTCAGGCCGGATGGATCGTTCGCCCTGGAGGCGGTCTTCGAGGAAGCCGGGGATTTCCGCCACGACCTCGCCCTGGTGCGCAGGGACGGCCGCGACATGTATCTCGATTCGAGCGGCAGCGTGATCTGCCTGCTGCCCGCGGCGGACGGGGCCGGGCGGGGACGCGGCCGCTTTGCGCCGAAAGGATAGGACTGGAACGGACGGAGGAATGTTCCTCCGGGCGAACTGCCCTGATTTTTGGGAGAGGTCCGGAGCCGGAAACGACAGCGGCCCCGTGAGGGGCCGCCGATGGTTTCGGAAGGGTCGGGTCGGGCAGGCTAGAGCTTGCGCACCTCGGGGGGAGTCTTGTCCTCGACCTTGGCCTGCAGCGGCTCCTTCTCGTCGAGCACTGCCGTGTATTCCTTCACCTCTTTGCTGAAATCCGCCATGTTCTTCCGGGAGACGTTGTTCGCCGGAGGCGTCTTCACGGCCAACGGATTGATGTACTTGCCGCCGAGCCGCATGCGGAAGTCGAGGTGCGGGCCCGTGGCCAGTCCGCTCGATCCCACGTAGCCGATGATCTGCCCTTGCGAGACGCTGGTGCCGGTGCGGATGCCGCGGGCGTAGCCGTGCAGGTGAGAGTACCAGGTCTCGTAGCCGTTGCGGTGCCTGACCTTGATCATGCGTCCCGCGCCGCCGTTCACGCCCACGAAGGTCACCACTCCGTCGCCGATGGTGCGCACCGGCGTTCCGACCGGCGCGGCGTAGTCGATGGCGGGATGCGCCCTGAACTCGTGCAGGATGGGGTGGAAGCGCTTCCAGGAGAAGCTCGAGCTGATGCGGGTGAACTTGAGCGGGGCCTTGAGGAAGGCCTTGCGCATGGAGTGGCCGTCGCTGCTGTAGTAGGAGGGGCGATAGGCGCCGTCGGTGTACAGGAAGGCGTAGTAGCTGTCGCCCTGGTTGTCGAAGCGGGCGGCCAGGATCTTGCCGTAGCCCGCGAAGTTGCCGTCCAGGTAGCGCTTCTCCACGACCACGCGGAACGAGTCGCCTTCGCGCAGGTCGCGGGCGAAGTCCACGTCCCATTCGAAGATGTTGCCCAGGGCGAAGGCCAGGGCGTCGTGCTCCCCGGCGTCTTCCACGGCCTGGAACAGGCTGTCCGTAATGGTGCCTTTGACCATGACGGTGGAGACGTCATAGTCGATGGGCACACGGTTCACCTCGAAGCCGTTGTCGTCGAGGTTGACCACGAGGCGCTCGTCGCTGTCGATGTCGTAGACGAACTGGCGCAGGGAGTTGTCCTCCGCGACGATGGAGTAGTCGCGGCCCGCGTTGATGCGCGAGAGGGGGAAGACCGAGGCGCATTTCTGGGCCAGGGTGTGGATGTCGGCCGTGGATATGTACTGTCCGAGTATGTCGGAGACCGTATCACCGGGCTTGACCGTTCCCTTGATGACGGACGTGGCGGGCTCGGCCGGGGCGGCCGTACAGTTCTCGGCAGTCTGCTCCGGCTGCTGCACCTGGGCCGGCGCCGGTGCGTCGTCCTTTTTGCTGTGCATCAGCGGGGTGACGAGCACGGCCGCCAGGATCAGGACACAGAACAGAAAGGCCAAACGAACCGGGCGGATTCGTTTGGCCTTTGCAATAATATTGTAGCTGTTCGTTTTACGCATGGTCTCTTCGTAATTTCTTCGATTTCCTGTCTTAGTGTACAAAGGCGATCAGTTTCTGGCTTGCTACACTATTCGAAAAGCCCTGTCCAGAACGTAGAAACGTCTTTTTACTTCAATGTAGTTGATGTCATGCAGTCCGGGGCTCTCAGCCCGCTCCGGAAGCCGATTCCGGGGTGGGGCTCAAAAAATTAAGTATCCGGGGAAGGGGACGATAAGGCGAGTGACTGTGCCTCATAGCGTTATAGGTTTTCACTAGTTACGGTATCCGGCAAGGACGCCGGGAAGGAATCCAAGGAGGAATACCATGTCGCTCGTCATCAACCACAACATGATGGCCATGACCGCGTCCCGCAACCTGACCTCGGCCTACGACAGTCTGAGCACCTCGGTGAACAGGCTCTCTTCCGGCCTGCGCATCAACAGTTCCGCGGACGACGCCGCGGGGCTGGCGATCCGCGAGCTCATGCGCTCGGACATCTCGGCGCTGAACCAGGGTGTGCGCAACGCCAACGACGCCATCTCGCTCATCCAGACTGCGGACGGCGCGCTGCAGGTGGTGGACGAAAAGCTGATCCGCATGAAGGAGCTGGCCGAGCAGGCGGCCACCGGCACCTACAACTCCGACCAGCGCCTGATCATCGACTCCGAGTACCAGGCCATGGCTTCGGAAATCACCCGTATCGCCAGCGCCACGGACTTCAACGGCATCTACCTGCTGAACGGCAACCTCTCGTCCGAGACGCACAGCGGCGCGGGGCTCAATTCCACCGGGAAGCTGAAGGTCCACTTCGGCCCGGGCAACGACTCGTCCGAGGACTACTACTACGTCCAGGTCGGCACCTCCACGGCCTCCGCCCTGGGCGTGGGCCTGGGCGCCACCACCACGGCCGGGCGCTCCATCTCCACGCAGGAGCTGGCCCAGACCGCCCTGGACCAGATCAACAAGGCCATCGTCTCCAAGGACAAGATCCGCGCCAACCTGGGCGCCCTGCAGAACCGCCTGGAGAACACGGTGACCAACCTGCAGATCCAGGCCGAGAACCTGCAGGCTTCCGAGTCGCGCATCTCCGACGTGGACGTGGCCACCGAGATGACCGAGTACACCCGCGACCAGATCCTGTCGCAGTCCGCCGTGGCCATGCTCTCGCAGGCCAACAGCCTGCCGAAGATGGCCCTGAACCTCATCCAGGGCTAGCCTCGGTTCGCCCGAACCGGGCTTCGCAACGAAAGGGGCCCTCCGCGAGGAGGGCCCCTTTTTGTTTCGCAGCGGGAGCGGGAATCGGCTCAGGCCGAGGGGGCCAGGCCCTGCCGTCCCTTGCGCGGGCGCGACTGGCTCAGGAAGACGCCGAGAAAGACGAGGAGCGAGGCGAGGTACTGTTGGGTGCTGAAGCGGTCGCCGAGCAGCAGGCTGCCCAGGATCAGCGTGACCACCGGGATCAGGTTGACGAAGGCCGTCGCCTGGCCCGCGGGCAGGCGGCTCATGCCGAAGTTGTAGAAGCCGTAGGCCCCGATGCTGATGAAGAGCCCGAGGTAGACCACGCACAGGGCGGGCAGGAGGGGGAGCGCCGCGGGCAGGCTTACGCCGGTGACGGCCATGGCGGGCACGAAGAAGACCGCGCCCACGAGCGCCTGCATGAAGGTCAGAAACCAGGAGTTGTAGCGAGTCGTGAGCTTCTTCAGGAGCAGCATGTAGCCGGTGGCGCAGCACATGGCCAGGAACTCCAGGAAGTTGCCGAGCAGGGGATCGGGCGCATTCTCCGTGGTCGCTGCCACTCCGGTGAGCCAGACCACGCCCGCGATGGACAGGAGGAAGCCGCAGTACGTGCGCAGGGAGGTGCGCTCCTGCAGGAAGATGCGCGCGCCCACTGCCGTGAGCAGCGGCAGGATGGCCGTGATCATGCCCGCTTGCGAGGCCGCGGTGTAGCGCAGGGCGTAGGCCTCGCAGACGAAGTAGAGGCAGGGCTCGCACAGCGCCATGAGCACGATCCACTTCCAGTCGCCCGGCCGGTAGTCGGCCCGAAAGCGCCTGAGGAAGACGGCGAAGGCCAGGGCCGCGATGGCCATGCGGCTGAAGACCACGAGCATGGGGTGGAAGGCGCCTACGGCCACCTTCATGGCGATGAAGGAGCTGCCCCACAGGACCACGGCCGCGATCAGGGCCAGGGTCGGGAGCGTGGCTTCGTTGCTGCGCAGGTGCATCGTTTTCTCCATATGAAAACGCGCCGGCGGACCAGGGGTCCACCGGCGCGCGGCCGTTCCTGATCGATGGGGTATCGCCGAGGTCAGCGTGCCGTCCGCACGGCGCGGGCGGTCGTCCTTCGCCAGGCGCGCCGCGCGCCGTGGCGCCCGTTTTTGTGGTGCGTCGTGCGGGTCGCTTGCATGGATGCTTTCGTGTCCTGTCGCGCTAGCTGTTCAGGACGCCGGTGTGGCGGCCGACCTTTTCCCGGGCCATGTGGGCGTCGAAATCCTCTGCAGGCCAGTCCAGCGGCGAGGCCTCGCCCTTGAGCAGCAGTTCCCTGACCTCCGAGGAGACGGGATGCCCCTCGCGGATGAAGCCGGTGTAGATGCCCGCGTGGTCCACGTCGCCGATGAGGATGCAGCCGACCAGGCGGTCGCCCTCGGCGTCCTTCTTGAAGACGAGCTTGCGGTAGCGCATGGCCGCCTCGTCGCAGCGCACCACGACTTCGTAGCCCGCGTCCGCGGGCGGGTTGCTGAGCCCCACGGAGATGGTACCCAGGCCGAAGAAGGGGATGGAGTTCATGGCCAGGCCGCCCGCATAGGGGGTGTCGGCGCCCGCCATGTTGGCGCCGGCGTTGGCGCCCTGGTTGTAGGCGCTCGGCCAGATGGGGGTCACGGCGCGCGTGCCGCTCTGCATGTCCAGCGCCTCGGCCACGTCGCCCGCGGCGAAGATGTCCGCGTCACTCGTGCGCATGTGGTCGTCGCAGACGATGCCCTTGTTGCACGTCACATTCGCGCTTCTGGCCAGCTCCAGGCGCGGGAAGACGCCCGTGGCCATGATCACGCAGTCCGCGGGCAGGTCGCCGTCC from Desulfovibrio sp. X2 harbors:
- a CDS encoding exodeoxyribonuclease III, whose protein sequence is MILYSWNVNGFRAAAKKGFWDWFSERRADVVCLQETKASPEQLAPTDLDPEGYVGFWNSATMKKGYSGTACLCRVPPLNHRLDMPWDEWRGEGRLVHVEYPAFHLLNCYFPNSGQGPVRLAYKLGFYQAFLDYCEELRTKKPVVFCGDVNTAHRPIDLHDPVGNAKSSGFLPEEREWVDRFVAAGYVDTFRLFTEDGGHYTWWDYRTRARPKNIGWRIDYFFVSEELRDKVARAWIEPEVMGSDHCPVGLELSV
- a CDS encoding zinc-binding dehydrogenase, which gives rise to MRYVHADSETPGTFSLREASEPLAGPSAALVAVKVFSLNPGEIRHAQAGALPRPGWDLAGEVIMPAGDGSSPEIGTRVVGFLPSGSWAERVSVPGRSLAAIPDGVSLEEAACLPVAGLTALNMLHRAGQIVGARVLVNGASGSVGYFSCALARLSGAHVVGALRNADRVDFARQAGAHEVVVSEDLSETAARGPYDVIVDTVGGKGMERAVQQLAAEGLYISCMTRGAVTLDDPGYLLAHNARIEIYGGLRETRRTPPGDGLARLLACVADKRLEVPIEERYGWESVVMACERLMARKVRGKIVLTIGS
- a CDS encoding ASKHA domain-containing protein, yielding MDPGHGLTVAQLMFLYDGGPVKPLCGGVGRCGRCRTRFLAGLPAADATEERLLSAEELADGIRLACRHQAVPGMAVESWPRAGGAAALLPETKAAALAVDLGTTSIHWAALDEQGRVLAEASEPNPQLGAGSEIMSRLAFAMSGHADHLRRLVVERLRTLHRAAGSPDRLVVAANPSMTCLFLGRSVEGLSCAPYRLEYAGGQKELLAEDLPECVIPPQLGPFVGGDVSAGILHLEAEVAPPAPWLLADFGTNGEFALALPGGRLLLASVPMGPALEGVGLSGGCLAGPGAAAGFGLGPRGLTPEVLPTAEGPWEGARLRGMTGTGALSLLAQLRRAGALDARGHFVSGTSPLAARLLAGLREEHGEAVLGLPGHLAMRASDVEEVLKVKAACNAAVSALLAEAGLAPGDVSTLYLAGALGSHVRPEDLAELGFIPASLAAKAVAAGNTSLAGARLLAVNDEALASAALLPGRSHVLDMAAEADFGRRYIERMHFDYVP
- a CDS encoding WG repeat-containing protein yields the protein MSGHAIGVVAVVFIVGVVGLVAIFFLLNTAETLSKLLAHVLHRLARNPVQRASTTTHVDRSQTVIQHFHGSGPAPQAAVPGAERTYRVSLAAPDGPPALEPEDEPLTLPPGQEAFLVPVEMEPDAYGYITRTGRQVIEPRFEYAEPFSEGLAVIGRDGHYGYIDAAGSEVISAVFDDAGEFAEGLAPVMRGGRYGFIDASGTFVIAPAYDGAASFGQGLAAVLVAGRYGYVDTRGEMAIPPRFDYAGRFRAGKAAVMLDGECGFLSLAGECGMLPPHTCPGGFSEALVPVLRNGAWGYALQNGKMHIQPRFEAAEPFSEGLAAVCENGRWGYIDMYGRSVVSPRLERAGAFSEGLAPACEKGLWGFLLPDGEWAVEPVWQMAHPFSDGLSRVRVDGRWGYVRPDGSFALEAVFEEAGDFRHDLALVRRDGRDMYLDSSGSVICLLPAADGAGRGRGRFAPKG
- a CDS encoding flagellin, with protein sequence MSLVINHNMMAMTASRNLTSAYDSLSTSVNRLSSGLRINSSADDAAGLAIRELMRSDISALNQGVRNANDAISLIQTADGALQVVDEKLIRMKELAEQAATGTYNSDQRLIIDSEYQAMASEITRIASATDFNGIYLLNGNLSSETHSGAGLNSTGKLKVHFGPGNDSSEDYYYVQVGTSTASALGVGLGATTTAGRSISTQELAQTALDQINKAIVSKDKIRANLGALQNRLENTVTNLQIQAENLQASESRISDVDVATEMTEYTRDQILSQSAVAMLSQANSLPKMALNLIQG
- a CDS encoding peptidoglycan DD-metalloendopeptidase family protein; amino-acid sequence: MRKTNSYNIIAKAKRIRPVRLAFLFCVLILAAVLVTPLMHSKKDDAPAPAQVQQPEQTAENCTAAPAEPATSVIKGTVKPGDTVSDILGQYISTADIHTLAQKCASVFPLSRINAGRDYSIVAEDNSLRQFVYDIDSDERLVVNLDDNGFEVNRVPIDYDVSTVMVKGTITDSLFQAVEDAGEHDALAFALGNIFEWDVDFARDLREGDSFRVVVEKRYLDGNFAGYGKILAARFDNQGDSYYAFLYTDGAYRPSYYSSDGHSMRKAFLKAPLKFTRISSSFSWKRFHPILHEFRAHPAIDYAAPVGTPVRTIGDGVVTFVGVNGGAGRMIKVRHRNGYETWYSHLHGYARGIRTGTSVSQGQIIGYVGSSGLATGPHLDFRMRLGGKYINPLAVKTPPANNVSRKNMADFSKEVKEYTAVLDEKEPLQAKVEDKTPPEVRKL
- a CDS encoding small ribosomal subunit Rsm22 family protein, with protein sequence MSPETPSALFFPMPDDAIRLLGEYGAFLKEAMPLKPKYARNLPFEVRELSASLTDERAEAFAPDYMTRPGTLSAYLHYFHPWNLYRLTRLLATLPLDLPEGARVVDLGAGPLTVVQALWMARPDLRTRRIEFTCIDRAGKSLRYGMDLFRRLAPDSPWRIQLLDEHLFKMPHGRYDLITAANVLNELAEGNAAQREPDLEELAGRLCSHLADTGSLLLVEPGTRLAARRLIALRHVLIEERGLTVASPCPHQTSCPMPGTGRLPWCHFTFSTHGAPLWLTHLAQAASLIKNRLSLSFVHAGRSLQKPDETRARVISDAFALPGDRRGQYCCTARGLALVVLEGFPLPSGALIKPAWMEPEQRDPKSGALMAEYVPATRKGPARGSSAPRAERGGRDERGGQERRQERSQERGPIREQSGRGAPKQGGHERMGRQEKRPGQHSDKRSQSRPEGGKPFGERSGEPKRERRDERFGDRREKRRDEQPRSFERGTDRFQDRSSDRKKTSGKPWDREMNDASRGKKPGGFKPRQESGQDRGQGGAKWEGKSGKTFKDKPARNNADTQRDRAGKPAHGKPCKGKGGQAAGAAQENRQGWRQDKNPGAKPFSRDDAQRTGQDRKHEGKPRADKTRGDKPRTGRPMTGKPSSAKPAPEKAHKPRQDAPERAAHAPQKPQHTPEAERNAPRGAQGAKAGGKLVGKFRRKRSQGSPEAAGPKDDE